The sequence below is a genomic window from Deltaproteobacteria bacterium.
CCGTGGCGCTCGACGCGTTCTACGAGAGCGACGCGTGCACGCTGACCGTGAGCCGCCTCGACCTCTCGCTGCGTGGCGCGTTCTTGCCTTGCGCGCTCGGCGACAACGTCGAGACCGAGGGGATCCTCCGCATCGCGCTCCCAGCGGGCCCGATGGTGCGCGCGCGCGTGCGCGTGGTGCGGCAGAACGGCGTCCGCGGCATGGCCCTGCGCTTCATCGATCTCTCGGATTCGGATCGCCTGCGGCTGGGCGCCTTCCTGGTGCGCCAGGGCGGATTGCAGGTCATCCCCGCGCTGGAGCGGCGCTTCGGCGGGTGGGCTCGGCTGCCAAATCCCTTGTTGCGACGCGAGCTTCGCGGCTCACCCAGAAGGGCTTCCTAGGTCTGCTGCACACGACAATCTGCTGCCGCGTTGGGTTGTTGGATCGAGCGCGGAGCGGATGCCATGTGGAGCGATCTCGTGGGCGACGCAGAGTTCCTGGCCAAGGTGGACGATAAGGAGGACGCGTCCGATCTCGAAATCGGGCTCGCCTGGGCCGTTCTCGCGGCGCGGCTGGAGCTCGCGGGTTTGAGCGCGCACGAGGCCGAGCAGTTCGCGCGCGAGCTCGAGCAGATCGCGCACGACACCTGCGGCCCGGTGAAGAAGTTCGCGCTGGAGCAGGCGATCGCGAAGCGGTTCTCGCCGGCGGTGGAGCGGCACTAGGCAGGTCCGCGACCCGCATCTGCGCGCGAACGTTGACCTTTCCCGGCGAGACCGATCCAGCTGGCGCGCATTGGCCTTCACGTGAGCCATGCAGCGCGCCACGCGGACGCGAATCAGCCATGTAGCGCGCCACACGGACGCGAATCAGCCATGTAGCG
It includes:
- a CDS encoding PilZ domain-containing protein, translating into MNPISMDRRRAARDTLTDSRRRFPRLSVALDAFYESDACTLTVSRLDLSLRGAFLPCALGDNVETEGILRIALPAGPMVRARVRVVRQNGVRGMALRFIDLSDSDRLRLGAFLVRQGGLQVIPALERRFGGWARLPNPLLRRELRGSPRRAS